From the Oleiharenicola lentus genome, one window contains:
- the gap gene encoding type I glyceraldehyde-3-phosphate dehydrogenase — MAVKVAINGFGRIGRLVFRALVEQGLLGTKLDVVAVGDIVPADNLAYLLKYDSTQGRFQGTVSSKKSAADKAEDDVLVVNGKDILVVSAKSPAELPWAKLGVDLVIESTGLFTEAEKAKGHITAGAKKVIISAPAKGEDITVVLGVNDDKLDLSKHTIISNASCTTNCLAPVVKVLLQEGFGIEEGLMTTIHSYTATQKTVDGPSKKDWKGGRSAAINIIPSTTGAAKATALVCPEVKGKLTGMSFRVPTPTVSVVDLTVRTTKETSYKEICEAMKKASETYLKGILAYTSDEVASSDFIHDKHSSIFDAGSGIELNSKFFKLVSWYDNEWGYSNRVVELTQKIAAKL; from the coding sequence ATGGCTGTCAAAGTAGCAATCAATGGTTTCGGCCGCATCGGCCGCCTCGTTTTCCGCGCGCTGGTCGAGCAGGGTCTGCTCGGCACCAAGCTCGATGTCGTCGCCGTCGGCGATATCGTCCCCGCCGACAACCTGGCTTACCTCCTCAAATACGACTCCACCCAGGGCCGCTTCCAAGGCACCGTGTCGTCCAAGAAGTCCGCTGCCGACAAGGCCGAGGACGATGTGCTGGTGGTCAACGGCAAGGATATCCTCGTCGTGAGCGCCAAGTCCCCCGCCGAACTCCCCTGGGCCAAGCTGGGCGTCGATCTCGTGATCGAGTCCACCGGCCTGTTCACCGAGGCCGAGAAGGCCAAGGGCCACATCACCGCGGGCGCCAAGAAGGTCATCATTTCCGCTCCGGCCAAGGGCGAGGACATCACCGTCGTGCTCGGCGTGAACGACGACAAGCTCGACCTCAGCAAGCACACCATCATCTCCAACGCCTCCTGCACCACGAACTGCCTCGCGCCGGTCGTGAAAGTGCTGCTCCAGGAGGGCTTCGGCATCGAGGAAGGCCTCATGACGACCATTCATTCCTACACCGCCACGCAGAAGACCGTGGACGGCCCGTCCAAGAAGGACTGGAAGGGTGGCCGTTCCGCCGCCATCAACATCATCCCGTCCACGACCGGCGCCGCCAAGGCCACCGCGCTCGTGTGCCCCGAGGTGAAGGGCAAGCTCACCGGCATGTCCTTCCGCGTGCCGACCCCGACCGTCTCGGTCGTGGACCTCACCGTCCGCACCACCAAGGAGACCTCCTACAAGGAGATCTGCGAGGCCATGAAGAAGGCCAGCGAGACCTACCTGAAGGGCATCCTCGCCTACACCTCCGACGAGGTCGCCTCCAGCGACTTCATCCACGACAAGCACTCGTCGATCTTCGATGCCGGCTCCGGCATCGAGCTCAACAGCAAGTTCTTCAAGCTCGTCAGCTGGTATGACAACGAGTGGGGCTATTCCAACCGCGTCGTCGAGCTGACCCAGAAGATCGCCGCCAAGCTCTGA
- the pgk gene encoding phosphoglycerate kinase: protein MAKFKSIRDLSLAGKRVFIRVDFNVPQDKASGAITNNARIVAALPTIKYALEQGAAVVLASHLGRPDGKKIAKFSLKPVADELAKLLGQPVKFLDDCVGPAVEAACAAGALKAGDVVLLENLRFHIEEEGKVKEKQADGSEKSIKADPKNVEAFRASLSKLADVYVNDAFGTAHRAHSSMVGVLLKDKAAGFLMEAELKAFAKVIETPARPLLAILGGAKIADKIPLINNLLEKSDEIIIGGGMSFTFKKVLENMEIGTSLFDPEGAKIAKELFDKAKAKGVKITLPVDFVTADRFPGSPADIAAVQTGVADDKSGIPAGWMGLDAGPKSRELFAQVIGRAKTIIWNGPPGVFEVEKFAEGTKAMAAAFAKATEAGAVTVVGGGDTATAAKKCKIVDKVTHCSTGGGASLELLEGKVLPGVAFLET from the coding sequence ATGGCTAAGTTCAAATCCATCCGCGACCTTTCGCTCGCCGGCAAACGCGTGTTCATCCGCGTGGACTTCAACGTCCCGCAAGACAAGGCCTCCGGCGCCATCACCAACAACGCCCGCATCGTCGCGGCGCTGCCGACGATCAAATACGCCCTCGAGCAGGGTGCGGCCGTCGTCCTCGCCAGCCACCTCGGCCGGCCCGATGGCAAGAAGATCGCCAAGTTTTCCCTGAAGCCCGTCGCCGACGAACTCGCCAAGCTGCTCGGCCAGCCGGTGAAGTTCCTCGATGACTGCGTCGGACCCGCGGTCGAAGCCGCCTGCGCCGCCGGTGCGCTCAAGGCCGGCGACGTCGTGCTCCTCGAGAACCTGCGCTTCCACATCGAGGAGGAGGGCAAGGTGAAGGAGAAGCAGGCCGACGGCTCCGAGAAGTCCATCAAGGCCGATCCGAAGAACGTCGAGGCCTTCCGCGCCTCGCTCTCCAAGCTGGCCGACGTTTACGTGAACGACGCCTTCGGCACCGCGCACCGCGCGCACAGCTCGATGGTCGGTGTGCTGCTCAAGGACAAGGCTGCCGGTTTCCTGATGGAGGCCGAGCTGAAGGCCTTCGCCAAGGTCATCGAGACGCCCGCCCGCCCGCTGCTCGCCATCCTCGGCGGTGCGAAAATCGCCGACAAGATTCCGCTCATCAACAACCTGCTCGAGAAGTCCGACGAGATCATCATCGGCGGCGGCATGTCTTTCACGTTCAAGAAAGTTCTCGAGAACATGGAGATCGGCACCTCGCTCTTCGATCCTGAGGGTGCCAAGATCGCCAAGGAACTCTTCGACAAGGCCAAGGCCAAGGGCGTGAAGATCACGTTGCCCGTGGACTTCGTCACCGCCGACCGTTTCCCGGGTTCGCCCGCTGACATCGCCGCCGTGCAGACCGGCGTGGCCGACGACAAGTCGGGCATCCCGGCCGGCTGGATGGGCCTCGATGCCGGTCCGAAGTCGCGCGAGCTGTTCGCGCAGGTCATCGGCCGGGCGAAGACGATCATCTGGAACGGCCCTCCGGGCGTGTTCGAGGTCGAGAAGTTCGCCGAGGGCACCAAGGCCATGGCGGCCGCGTTCGCGAAGGCGACCGAAGCCGGCGCGGTCACCGTGGTGGGCGGCGGCGACACCGCCACCGCGGCCAAGAAGTGCAAGATCGTGGACAAGGTCACCCACTGCTCTACCGGCGGCGGCGCCAGCCTCGAACTCCTCGAAGGCAAGGTGCTCCCCGGCGTGGCGTTCCTGGAAACCTAA
- the tpiA gene encoding triose-phosphate isomerase, producing MIRRKLIAGNWKMNKTAADGVALIKDITAEIGRLGSVDIVVCPPFTALESAAKALEGQSVKLGAQNMHPEKSGAYTGEVSAEMLRSLFVSHVILGHSERRTYFAETDAFINKKVVASLANQLKPILCVGETLAEREAGQTLAVVQKQTEGGLAGVTAEQITNVVIAYEPVWAIGTGKVATTAQAQEVHAFIRDLLTKLYGAPLAQKIRILYGGSMKPSNAPELLAEKDIDGGLIGGASLEARSFIDLVKAADAAK from the coding sequence ATGATTCGCAGAAAACTCATCGCTGGTAACTGGAAGATGAACAAGACCGCCGCCGACGGCGTCGCGCTCATCAAGGACATCACGGCCGAGATCGGCCGGCTCGGCTCGGTGGACATCGTCGTTTGCCCGCCGTTCACCGCGCTCGAAAGCGCCGCAAAGGCCCTCGAAGGTCAGAGCGTGAAGCTTGGCGCGCAGAACATGCATCCCGAGAAGAGCGGCGCCTACACCGGCGAAGTCTCCGCCGAAATGCTCCGCAGCCTGTTCGTGTCGCACGTCATCCTCGGTCACAGCGAACGTCGCACCTACTTCGCCGAGACCGACGCCTTCATCAACAAGAAGGTCGTGGCCTCGCTGGCCAACCAGCTGAAGCCCATCCTCTGCGTCGGCGAGACCCTCGCCGAGCGCGAGGCGGGCCAGACGCTGGCCGTCGTGCAGAAGCAGACTGAGGGCGGTCTTGCCGGCGTCACCGCCGAGCAGATCACCAACGTCGTCATCGCCTATGAGCCCGTCTGGGCCATCGGCACCGGCAAAGTCGCCACGACCGCGCAGGCGCAGGAAGTTCACGCGTTCATCCGCGACCTCCTCACCAAGCTCTACGGCGCCCCGCTGGCCCAGAAGATCCGCATCCTCTACGGCGGTTCGATGAAGCCCTCCAACGCCCCCGAGTTGCTTGCCGAGAAGGACATCGACGGCGGTCTGATTGGCGGCGCCTCCCTCGAGGCCCGGTCGTTCATCGATCTGGTCAAGGCGGCTGACGCGGCCAAGTAA
- a CDS encoding polyprenyl synthetase family protein: protein MDFAAQFQAYRDRAEQGLDRLLPPGTTRPARLHEAMRYALLGGGKRLRPVLVLAASDLFGARHDALAAAVAIECIHTYSLVHDDLPCMDNDDLRRGRPTTHKQFDEATALLAGDSLLTFAFQLIGRHYAGQPGLAAALTREIAEAAGSERLVGGQMEDLLAEKKTNATAEELEFIHLNKTAAMIVVSLVAGGLCGGATDAQLDGLRTTGRHLGLAFQIVDDVLDATADTATLGKTAGKDAKAGKTTYVKLHGLDASRKFAREQTDAALAALRSLPGDQKFLAALIESMASRLN from the coding sequence ATGGATTTCGCCGCGCAATTCCAAGCCTACCGCGACCGGGCCGAGCAAGGCCTCGACCGCCTGCTGCCCCCGGGCACCACGCGGCCTGCCCGCCTGCATGAGGCCATGCGCTACGCCCTGCTGGGCGGCGGCAAGCGCCTGCGCCCGGTGCTGGTGCTCGCCGCCTCAGACCTCTTCGGCGCCCGGCACGATGCCTTGGCCGCGGCCGTCGCGATCGAATGCATCCACACCTACTCCCTGGTGCACGACGATCTGCCCTGCATGGACAATGATGACCTGCGCCGGGGACGTCCGACCACGCACAAGCAGTTTGACGAGGCCACGGCCCTGCTCGCCGGTGACTCATTGCTCACCTTCGCCTTTCAACTCATCGGCCGCCACTATGCCGGCCAGCCTGGGCTGGCGGCCGCCCTCACCCGGGAAATCGCCGAGGCCGCCGGCAGCGAGCGTCTCGTCGGCGGCCAGATGGAGGACCTGCTGGCGGAAAAGAAAACGAACGCCACCGCCGAGGAACTCGAGTTCATCCACCTCAACAAAACCGCGGCCATGATCGTGGTCTCGCTCGTGGCCGGCGGACTTTGCGGCGGGGCCACCGACGCGCAGCTCGACGGTCTCCGGACCACCGGCCGGCACCTTGGCCTCGCCTTCCAGATCGTGGACGACGTCCTCGACGCCACGGCCGACACCGCCACGCTCGGCAAGACCGCCGGCAAGGACGCCAAGGCCGGCAAGACAACCTATGTCAAACTGCACGGCCTCGACGCCTCGCGGAAATTCGCGCGCGAGCAAACCGATGCCGCCCTCGCCGCCCTGCGCTCCCTGCCCGGCGACCAGAAGTTCCTCGCCGCGCTGATCGAGTCGATGGCCAGCCGCCTCAACTAA
- a CDS encoding FmdB family zinc ribbon protein, translating into MPTYEYVCTKCGHELEAFQSMKDAPLAKCPACQKASLKRKIGGGAGLIFKGTGFYITDYKKPGAKNEAAAEKAAASKTSDSKPAATAAAK; encoded by the coding sequence ATGCCCACCTACGAATACGTCTGCACCAAATGCGGCCATGAGCTGGAAGCCTTTCAGTCCATGAAGGACGCTCCGCTTGCGAAGTGCCCGGCCTGCCAGAAGGCCAGCCTGAAGCGCAAGATCGGCGGCGGAGCCGGCCTCATTTTCAAGGGCACGGGTTTCTACATCACCGACTACAAGAAGCCCGGCGCCAAGAACGAGGCTGCGGCTGAGAAAGCGGCCGCCTCCAAGACTTCCGACAGCAAACCGGCGGCCACCGCCGCTGCCAAATAA
- the murJ gene encoding murein biosynthesis integral membrane protein MurJ, translating to MSKNLKNISTVAGATVVSRVLGLVREIAITAVFGTGALASAYTSAFTLPNLFRRLLGEGALTAAFVPTLAHELEHRQRPAAFALVNKVISWLLLVTCGVVALAMLSLFGISAGLQTSGGVQSVSDTVQRWVLGADLAVILFPYMIVVCLAAAFSAACQVLGRFTEPAWSPVWLNLAILASLGLGGWWAWGDRERMHLLCAGVLTGGFLQMAVPAWVLWQEGWRPAFDLRSDDRVREIARLMGPTVIGSAVYLVNMAVSRFLGLSLNESAAMVLNLATRVMELPIGIFTAAIATVVFPLIARHAAKSDWVQLGADYHKGLRLVLVINVPAGVGLALLSEPVTRLLFERGAFTAGDTRIMTPILAACALGLPFLSFTTVALRGFYALKDTVTPVRAAMLSFVVNVVGSILLMRWFSTMGLALAGNLAVLAQGWYLQRKLAQRLPALGFAPVLPSLGKILLASLLMGVAVWGGAWALGRVTLPARLHDVLVVSALIPLAVAVYAGLLWLLKIEGREELAGLLRRVRDRKT from the coding sequence GTGTCGAAGAACCTGAAGAACATCAGCACGGTCGCCGGGGCGACGGTGGTATCACGAGTTCTTGGTTTGGTCCGCGAGATCGCGATCACCGCCGTGTTTGGCACCGGGGCGCTGGCCTCGGCCTACACCTCGGCATTCACGCTGCCCAATCTGTTCCGCCGGCTCCTCGGCGAGGGGGCCCTGACCGCGGCCTTCGTGCCGACGCTCGCGCACGAACTGGAACACCGGCAGCGTCCTGCGGCCTTCGCCCTCGTCAACAAGGTCATCAGCTGGCTGCTGCTGGTCACCTGCGGGGTCGTGGCGCTGGCGATGCTTTCTTTGTTCGGCATCAGTGCCGGGCTGCAGACGTCGGGCGGAGTGCAGTCTGTCTCGGATACCGTGCAGCGCTGGGTGCTGGGCGCGGACCTCGCAGTGATTTTGTTCCCCTACATGATCGTCGTATGCCTGGCCGCGGCCTTCAGCGCGGCCTGCCAGGTGCTCGGGCGTTTCACCGAGCCGGCGTGGTCCCCGGTGTGGCTGAATCTGGCGATCCTGGCCTCGCTGGGCCTGGGCGGCTGGTGGGCCTGGGGCGATCGCGAGCGGATGCATCTGCTGTGCGCCGGCGTGCTGACTGGCGGATTTCTGCAAATGGCGGTGCCGGCGTGGGTGCTGTGGCAGGAGGGCTGGCGGCCGGCGTTTGATCTGCGGTCGGACGATCGCGTGCGCGAGATTGCGCGGCTGATGGGACCCACGGTCATCGGCTCGGCGGTTTACCTGGTCAACATGGCGGTCTCCCGCTTCCTCGGGCTGTCTCTGAACGAGAGCGCGGCGATGGTGCTCAATCTCGCCACCCGCGTCATGGAACTGCCGATCGGGATTTTTACCGCGGCCATCGCGACCGTGGTGTTCCCGCTGATTGCGCGCCATGCGGCGAAGTCTGACTGGGTGCAGCTGGGCGCGGACTACCACAAGGGGCTGCGCCTCGTGCTCGTGATCAACGTGCCGGCGGGCGTGGGACTGGCCCTGCTCAGCGAGCCCGTCACCCGGCTGCTGTTTGAGCGCGGCGCCTTTACGGCCGGGGATACCCGGATCATGACGCCGATTCTGGCGGCCTGCGCGCTGGGGCTGCCGTTTCTCTCCTTCACGACCGTGGCCCTGCGCGGATTCTACGCCCTGAAGGACACGGTCACGCCGGTGCGGGCTGCGATGCTGAGTTTTGTGGTCAACGTGGTGGGGAGCATTCTGCTCATGCGATGGTTTTCCACCATGGGTCTGGCGCTGGCCGGGAACCTGGCGGTGCTGGCCCAGGGATGGTATCTCCAGAGGAAATTGGCGCAGCGCTTGCCAGCGCTGGGCTTTGCGCCGGTGCTGCCGAGCCTGGGAAAAATTCTGCTGGCGAGCCTTCTCATGGGGGTGGCGGTCTGGGGCGGAGCTTGGGCGCTCGGACGGGTCACGCTGCCTGCCCGCCTGCATGACGTGCTCGTGGTCAGCGCGTTGATTCCGTTGGCCGTGGCCGTTTACGCCGGCTTGCTCTGGTTGCTGAAGATTGAAGGCCGGGAAGAGCTGGCCGGTCTCCTGCGGCGCGTGCGCGATAGAAAGACATGA
- a CDS encoding GNAT family N-acetyltransferase, producing MSPVSITLNSAARRYEAVVDGHLSVCEFEDGEGRRIFTHTLVPPELRGRGIAEQLVRRALADARAAGRKVVPACSYVAHFIARHREYQDLLVE from the coding sequence ATGAGCCCAGTCAGCATCACGCTCAATTCAGCGGCCCGCCGCTACGAGGCGGTCGTGGACGGGCATTTGTCCGTGTGTGAATTCGAGGATGGGGAAGGCCGGCGTATTTTCACCCATACGTTGGTGCCGCCGGAACTCCGCGGGAGGGGGATCGCCGAGCAGTTGGTGCGAAGGGCGCTGGCCGACGCGCGCGCGGCCGGCCGCAAGGTGGTGCCGGCGTGCAGCTATGTGGCGCACTTCATCGCGCGCCATCGCGAGTATCAGGACCTTCTGGTGGAGTGA
- a CDS encoding AAA family ATPase — MTTHPYLQHGLTILHARLKTPHARFAALTGTEPRPFITLSRETCAGATTLGKHLIPLLDAHLGQEGRSWMFLDKDLLHHALNHHNLPERLADYLPEDRLPEIKGLIGEIVGLHPPLWELEHRVAEAIHRFAELGHVIISGRAAHLITRDLPAGLHLRLVAPRESRIRRAQEIRQSDRAAAEAFITENDQARERHVRTNFEQDINDPHAYDLVINTDRVPPATAARLVLDALQERVAALTPAV, encoded by the coding sequence ATGACAACCCATCCCTACCTGCAACACGGATTGACCATCCTGCACGCGCGGCTGAAGACCCCGCATGCCCGCTTTGCCGCCCTCACGGGCACGGAACCCCGTCCATTTATCACGCTCTCCCGCGAAACCTGCGCCGGCGCCACCACCTTGGGGAAACACTTGATTCCCCTGCTCGACGCACACCTCGGGCAGGAAGGGCGCAGCTGGATGTTTCTCGACAAGGATCTGCTGCACCACGCCTTGAACCACCACAACTTGCCGGAACGGCTCGCCGACTACCTGCCCGAGGACCGGTTGCCGGAAATCAAGGGCCTGATCGGTGAAATTGTCGGCCTGCATCCGCCCCTGTGGGAACTCGAGCACCGGGTCGCGGAGGCCATCCACCGTTTTGCCGAACTCGGCCATGTGATCATCTCGGGCCGGGCCGCCCACCTGATCACCCGGGATCTGCCCGCCGGCCTGCATCTTCGCCTCGTTGCTCCCCGCGAGTCGCGCATCCGGCGCGCCCAGGAGATCCGTCAATCCGACCGCGCCGCGGCTGAGGCCTTCATCACCGAAAACGACCAGGCGCGCGAGCGCCATGTGCGCACGAACTTCGAGCAGGACATCAACGACCCGCATGCCTACGACCTGGTGATCAATACTGACCGGGTCCCGCCGGCCACGGCCGCACGCCTCGTGCTCGATGCCCTCCAGGAACGCGTGGCCGCCCTGACACCCGCAGTCTAG
- the rpmB gene encoding 50S ribosomal protein L28 yields the protein MARICAITGKRPTPGSIINRKGQSKKSGGIGTHVTSKTPRKFRPNLQWIKVKLPNGGTKRMWVSVKAIKAGLVQKA from the coding sequence ATGGCACGAATTTGCGCAATCACTGGCAAGCGCCCGACTCCGGGCAGCATCATCAACCGTAAGGGTCAGTCCAAGAAGAGCGGCGGCATCGGCACGCACGTCACGAGCAAGACCCCCCGCAAGTTCCGCCCGAACCTGCAGTGGATCAAGGTCAAGCTCCCCAACGGTGGCACCAAGCGCATGTGGGTCTCGGTCAAGGCCATCAAGGCCGGCCTCGTGCAGAAGGCCTGA
- a CDS encoding SAM-dependent methyltransferase codes for MGSSAHFREIMAAEPGVEHGVPFARFMELAMYHPTAGYYTRDFRRVGRDRKADFYTATSFNPVFGELVVAAATKLLAPGQPADFHFVEIGAEPGGGVLRDIPHPFASYRTIRLGEPLAATGPVVLFSNELFDAQPFHRVLWRDGAWRELGVALRDGQLAEVELPRFCPELDAERTRLPKTSTEGYHLDLPLRTIPLLHRIVSQPWTGLFLAFDYGRTWRELAEEMPTGTARTYFRQKMGDDLLNRPGEQDLTCHICWDWIEDGLAQNSFNEPVVESQESFFARHATAALAAMTAAEAKGLSPRKRMLMHLLHPAHMGQKFQAIHALRK; via the coding sequence ATGGGTTCCTCCGCGCATTTCCGGGAAATCATGGCCGCCGAGCCGGGCGTGGAGCACGGCGTGCCCTTCGCGCGCTTCATGGAGCTGGCGATGTATCATCCGACCGCCGGCTACTACACGCGCGACTTCCGGCGCGTGGGCCGCGACCGCAAGGCGGATTTCTACACGGCGACCTCCTTCAATCCGGTCTTCGGCGAACTCGTGGTCGCCGCCGCCACCAAACTCCTCGCCCCCGGGCAGCCGGCGGATTTCCACTTCGTCGAGATTGGCGCCGAACCCGGCGGGGGCGTGCTGCGCGACATCCCCCATCCGTTTGCCTCCTACCGCACCATCCGCCTCGGTGAACCCCTGGCCGCCACCGGACCCGTCGTGCTTTTTTCCAACGAACTCTTCGATGCCCAGCCCTTTCACCGCGTGCTCTGGCGCGACGGTGCCTGGCGTGAGCTAGGGGTGGCGCTGCGTGACGGACAACTCGCCGAGGTGGAGTTGCCGAGGTTCTGCCCCGAGCTTGATGCTGAACGGACGCGCCTGCCCAAGACCTCGACCGAGGGCTATCACCTCGATCTGCCGCTGCGCACGATCCCCCTGCTGCACCGCATCGTGAGCCAGCCATGGACCGGCCTGTTTCTGGCCTTTGACTATGGCCGCACCTGGCGGGAACTCGCCGAGGAGATGCCGACGGGCACAGCCCGCACCTACTTCCGCCAAAAAATGGGCGACGACCTGCTGAACCGTCCCGGCGAGCAGGATTTAACCTGCCACATTTGCTGGGACTGGATTGAGGACGGGCTCGCGCAAAACAGCTTCAACGAACCCGTGGTTGAGTCCCAGGAGAGCTTTTTCGCCCGTCATGCCACGGCAGCACTCGCCGCCATGACCGCGGCCGAGGCCAAGGGCCTGAGCCCGCGCAAGCGCATGCTGATGCACCTCTTGCATCCGGCCCACATGGGGCAGAAGTTTCAGGCCATCCATGCTTTGCGTAAATGA
- a CDS encoding S41 family peptidase, producing MFKRFLAISTAVLAGFLLAQYAARQQGAPSWWPDRDRDRQVRYFKEVLQLVKENYVGDAPADYASLTRAALDGMVGSLDPHSEFLAADAFRETEDELANAFTGVGIQVEQRDGHIVIVAPIPGTPADRAGLQRGDRLVKIDGKALVNPTLDSTISLVRGEPGSLVTLTVFRPAQNRSIDYPVRRERIKLESVRLTGMRAGGVGYLQITQFSERTGEEFGKALAELEAQGLRALVIDLRNNPGGLLDAAIDVCSEFFDKDELIAFTQGRSPDTRESYYSSNGHRKRDYPVAILVNGGSASAAEIVAGAMRDSKRAVIVGEKSFGKGSVQSVIELDNGEGLRLTTARYYTPSGITIHERGILPHVEVEVSPEDEARIRVQQARPDLAVSTEDDFKPIEDIQLAAAEEVLAGVLASGK from the coding sequence ATGTTCAAACGTTTCCTCGCGATTTCGACCGCGGTCCTCGCCGGCTTCCTGCTGGCGCAGTATGCCGCGCGGCAGCAAGGCGCGCCCAGCTGGTGGCCGGACCGGGACCGTGACCGCCAGGTGCGCTACTTCAAGGAGGTCCTGCAGCTGGTGAAGGAGAACTACGTGGGTGATGCACCCGCGGACTACGCCTCGCTTACCCGGGCGGCGTTGGACGGCATGGTCGGGAGCCTTGATCCGCATTCCGAGTTTCTCGCCGCCGATGCCTTTCGTGAAACCGAGGATGAGCTGGCCAATGCCTTCACCGGGGTCGGCATCCAGGTCGAGCAACGCGACGGCCACATCGTGATCGTTGCGCCGATTCCCGGCACCCCGGCCGACCGCGCCGGTCTCCAGCGCGGCGACCGGCTGGTGAAGATTGACGGCAAGGCCCTCGTCAACCCGACCCTCGACAGCACCATCAGCCTCGTGCGCGGCGAACCGGGTTCGCTCGTCACGCTGACCGTGTTCCGGCCCGCGCAAAACCGCTCCATCGACTACCCCGTGCGGCGCGAGCGCATCAAGCTGGAGAGCGTGCGCCTGACCGGCATGCGCGCCGGCGGGGTCGGTTACCTGCAAATCACCCAGTTCAGCGAACGCACCGGCGAGGAATTCGGCAAGGCGCTGGCCGAGCTCGAAGCGCAGGGCCTGCGCGCGCTCGTCATCGACCTGCGCAACAATCCCGGCGGTCTGCTCGACGCGGCCATCGATGTGTGCAGCGAGTTTTTCGACAAGGACGAACTGATCGCCTTCACGCAGGGCCGGTCACCGGACACCCGCGAGAGTTATTACTCCTCCAACGGGCACCGGAAACGCGACTATCCCGTGGCGATCCTGGTCAACGGCGGCAGTGCCAGCGCGGCGGAGATCGTTGCCGGCGCGATGCGCGACAGCAAACGCGCGGTGATTGTCGGCGAAAAATCATTCGGCAAGGGCTCCGTCCAGAGCGTGATCGAGCTGGACAACGGCGAGGGCCTGCGGCTCACGACCGCACGCTACTACACGCCCAGCGGCATAACCATCCACGAGCGCGGCATCCTGCCGCATGTCGAGGTGGAGGTCAGTCCCGAGGATGAGGCGCGCATCCGCGTGCAGCAGGCGCGGCCGGATCTGGCGGTTTCCACCGAGGATGATTTCAAGCCCATTGAGGACATCCAGCTGGCCGCCGCCGAGGAAGTCCTGGCGGGCGTGCTGGCTTCCGGAAAATGA
- the tsaD gene encoding tRNA (adenosine(37)-N6)-threonylcarbamoyltransferase complex transferase subunit TsaD, with protein sequence MILALESSCDETAVAAFDPAAGFAGEWVHSQIALHETYGGVVPDLASREHLAHFGPILQRALATIRPEQVTQIAVTRGPGLAACLAMGLAAAKSLALVWRVPVVGVNHLRAHAFSPFISLHAANPAAFDTELARLLPHLGLLVSGGNTALFSIDEARRITLLASTMDDAAGEALDKGAKLLGLGYPGGPQVEKLAAAGDSAAFAFPKAVAQRSTLEFSFSGLKTSLRYQLEKMQPAGVEMRKADLCASYQAAVFDALVRKSRLALERGAYRSFGLSGGVANNRILQALLENVARSQNLPFWRAQPKHTGDNAGMIAFAASVEREAGGVSQAGLGLEIAPSLPLTAS encoded by the coding sequence ATGATCCTCGCGCTGGAGAGCTCCTGCGATGAGACGGCGGTTGCGGCCTTCGATCCGGCCGCCGGTTTTGCCGGTGAATGGGTGCACAGCCAGATTGCGTTGCACGAGACCTACGGTGGCGTCGTGCCGGACCTGGCCAGCCGCGAGCACCTCGCGCATTTCGGACCGATTTTGCAACGTGCGCTGGCCACGATCCGGCCGGAGCAGGTCACGCAAATTGCGGTGACCCGGGGGCCGGGGCTCGCGGCCTGCCTCGCGATGGGCCTGGCCGCAGCGAAGTCGCTGGCGCTCGTCTGGCGCGTGCCGGTGGTGGGCGTGAATCACCTCCGCGCGCACGCCTTTTCACCGTTCATCTCCCTGCACGCGGCCAATCCGGCAGCCTTCGACACGGAACTTGCCCGGCTCCTGCCGCACCTCGGCCTGCTGGTGTCAGGCGGCAACACGGCCCTGTTCAGCATCGATGAGGCGAGGCGCATCACGCTCCTGGCCTCGACGATGGACGATGCGGCCGGCGAGGCGCTCGACAAGGGGGCCAAACTGCTCGGACTCGGCTATCCCGGCGGCCCTCAGGTGGAGAAGCTGGCGGCGGCGGGCGATTCCGCCGCGTTCGCCTTTCCCAAGGCCGTGGCGCAGCGCTCCACGCTCGAGTTCAGTTTTTCCGGGCTCAAGACCAGCCTGCGTTACCAACTCGAAAAAATGCAGCCGGCCGGGGTGGAGATGCGCAAGGCCGACCTCTGCGCCAGTTACCAGGCGGCGGTGTTTGATGCGCTGGTGCGCAAAAGCCGGCTGGCGTTGGAGCGGGGGGCTTACCGCAGCTTCGGCCTGTCGGGCGGCGTGGCCAACAACCGCATCCTCCAGGCTTTGCTCGAGAACGTCGCGCGGAGCCAAAATCTGCCATTCTGGCGGGCGCAGCCGAAGCACACCGGGGACAACGCCGGCATGATCGCGTTTGCCGCCAGCGTGGAGCGAGAAGCCGGTGGTGTGAGTCAGGCGGGGCTGGGCTTGGAAATTGCCCCGAGTCTGCCTTTGACCGCATCCTGA